CGTGACCACGTTCGCGCGCTCGGGTTATTTGAGGCGCGCGCTGGACGCCGGGGTGCGCGGCTACTTGCTGAAGGATGCGCCGGCCGACGCGCTGGCGGCGGCGATCCGCAGCGTGCATGCGGGCGGGCGCGCGGTGGCGCCGGAGCTGGCGCTGGAAGACTGGCGCGGGCGCGTCGATCCGCTCACGGAGCGCGAACGCCAGGTGCTGCGGCTGGCGGGCGAGGGCAAGAGTTCGGCGGAGATCGCGAAGTCGATCCACTTGTCGGAAGGGACGGTGCGCAATTATCTGTCGGAGGCGATCAGCAAGTGCGATGCGGCGAACCGGATCGACGCGTTCCGGCTGGCGCGCGACGCGGGGTGGCTGTAAGGAAGTTAGGCGTTAAAGGGTCTGACCTGCGGGGTCAGACCCAGGTGTAGCGGTTCGCAAACCGCCGCCATTTAGCCGCGAGGATCGCGCTCCGCCACGAAGATCTCGACGCGGCGGTTGCGTGCGCGACCCGACGGATCGTCGTTCGAGGCAATCGGCTCGCGGTCGGCGCGCCCGTCGATGGCGATGCGGCTCGGCGACACGCCGCGCGTGGTCAGGTAGTCGCGCGTATGCGCCGCGCGGTCGACTGACAGCGGCTGGTTGACGGCGCTGCTGCCGGTGCTGTCGGTGTGCCCGATGATGGTCACGGTGGTGCCCGGATTTTCGTTCAGCGTGCCGGCAAAGCGTTCGAGCACGGGACGGAAATTCGGCTTGATGTCCGAGCGCCCGGTATCGAACGACACGTCGCTCGGAATTTCGAGCTTGAGGCGGTTGTCCTGGGTCTGGCTGACCTGGACGCCGGTGCCGCGCGTGGCCTGTTCCATCTGCTGCTTCTGCTGCTCCATGCGCTTGGACCAGACGTTGCCGATCAGCGCGCCCGCGGCGCCGCCGATGACCGCGCCTTTGGCCGCACGGTCACCGCCGCCGCCGCCGGTGCTGGCGCCGAGGATCGCGCCCAGGCCCGCGCCGATGCCGGCCCCTTGCGCCGTGCCGCGCTGGGTCGGGCTCATGTCCGCGCAGCCGCTCGCTGCCAGCGCCACGATGGCGGCGCCGATGACGGAACGGGTGAGTTTGTTGATTTTGTTCATGTTCTGTCTCCTCAATTGAAAAAAATCCGTTTCGTAGTCGCATCCGTCAAAACGGGAGCGACCGCGAAACGGATCGGGCATCAGTGCGGATGTCCGAGTGCAGTGACGTGCTAAATGCCTCGACCGCTGATCAGCTTGACCAGGATCATGATGACGGCGACGACCAGCAGAATGTGAATGAAGCCGCCTACAGTGTAGGAGGTTACCAGGCCAAGCACCCACAAGATCAGGAGAATAATTGCGATGGTATAGAGCATGATGTGTCCTCATTTAGTTGTGATAGCGACAGGTTCGTCGTGAATTCAGTATCCCCAATTGACCGTCATCGATCCGTACGGTGCCGTACATTAAGAATAACTTTTTTGCTCAGTTCGCAATCCAGGAATCCAGCCCGCAAAGCCCATCAGCCCGACCAGGCCGATCAGGCAGGTGACCAGGCCGCCGGCGATCAGCAACATCACATCCTGCGGCGGCGCGGAATCCCCGGCGCCTGCTCCGGTTAGACCGCAGCCAGCGACAAAAAGTCCCCAAATGATGATGCCGATCCAGTGCAAGCTGTTCATGCGAATCTCCTGATGGCCGCCCGATGTTGGGCACGCAATCATTCTGTCGCCGAGCTCATCAGTAGCTCTGTTCGCCAGCGCACGTTGCACAAAAGAAAAACGCCATGCGGCATTTGCCGGCATGGCGTTCTTTTGACCGGTCCAGCGGGGCGAGCCCCGCCGCCGTCAGCGTACCGAGTGCAGGGCGCCGTTGACGACGCGCACGCGGTCGCCCTGGTGCCAGCCCGGCGAGGACTGGTGGAAGGTGCGGTATTTGCCGTTGTCCATGCGGACGCGGATCTCGTAGCTGTGGCTGGCCTTCATGTTGCCTTCGACCTGGTTGCCGACCACGGCGCCGCCGACCGCGCCGGCGACGGTGGCCAGCTGGCGGCCGTGGCCGCTGCCCACCTGGTTGCCCAGCAGGCCGCCGAGGATCGCGCCGCCGGCCGCGCCGACGCCGCTGCCCTGGGCGCGGGTGGTGATTTCGCGCACCGATTCGACGTTACCGCAGTTGTCGCACCAGTTCTTCGCGGGCGCCGCCGCGGCGACCTGGACGGGACGGTAATTGGCATCGCGCATGCTTGGCGCCGGCGCTGGCATGGGTTCGGTGTAGCGCGGCGCCGGATCACGCAGCGGGCGCACCGGCTCGTCGGCGAAGCGCTGCTGCACCGGCTGGCTCACCGGCGCCTGCACGTAGGGCTGCTGGCCCGGCTGCAGGGCCTGGTTCGGCGCGTCCATCTTCATGGCCAGCGCGGCGCGGTCGGCTTCGGTCAGATCGCTGCGGGAGGCGGCACTGTTGCCGCCGATCGAAGACGGCAGCCAGCCCATGATGGCGGCGGTGCCGACCAGGCAGAACAGGATGATGGCGATCGCCGCGAGGATCATCATCGGGTGATGGCCGGTCTTGTGGGTGAGGGGAGTTTGCATGGTGATTCCTTTTGGTTGTTATGGTCGTGCTCGATGTGAGTCATTCTGTCTGGGAACATGCCCGTGTTCCGTGCGTCACCGTACATACTTTCAGTTTTAGAGCCGTTACGCTGACTTAAATTGTTTGCAAATGTAAGCACGCACCATTTAACAAATGGCCTCTCCCAATGATCGCCACCAGACGAGAAAAATGTTTCAACACACGCCACCGAGCCGCGAGGGGCCGATGAATTTTGCGGCCGTCCAGACGGCGGCAGAACCGAACGGTAACTTGTTGCTGGCAGCCTTGCCGGAAGCCGACCTGGCCCGGCTTGCGGCGCTGCTCGAGCCGGTCCATGTCGAGGTCGGCGACGTGCTGTTCGAGCCGGGCGAGCAGATTCGCCAGATCTATTTCCCGCACGACTGCCTGGTGTCCCTGCTCGGCGTGGCCGAGGGCCGCATGACGCTCGAAGTGGGGCTGGTGGGGCGCGAAGGCATGCTGGGCGCGACGGTTGCGCTCGGCCACGAGCAGGCCCAGGTGCGCGCGGTGGTGCAGCGCGCCGGCCGCGCCAGCCGCATCGACAGCGCCCTGTTTCGCGCCGAGTTCGCGCGCAACGCGGCCTTGCAGCGCGTGCTCTACCGCTACACCGACACCTTGCTTGCGCAGGCGATCCAGATCGCCGTGTGCAGCCGCTTCCATGTGCTCGAAGCGCGCCTGGCGCGGTCGCTGCTGATCACGCGCGACCGCCTGCAATCGGACAAGTTCCACCTGACCCACGAATTCCTCGCGCACGCGCTCGGAGTGCGGCGGGTCGGCGTGACCAAGGCCGCCAGCGCGCTGCAGCAGCAGGGGCTGATCAACTACAGCCGCGGCAATATCGAGATCATCGACCTGCCGGGCCTGGTGGCGGCCTCGTGCAAGTGCTACGAGATCGTCAAGGAAGCGGGGGAGGCGGCGCTGGCGACGGCGTTCGTTTGACGTCGTTTCATTACGCAACACATGCGCATCGGGGTCTGGTCCTGCGGACCTGACCCCATCTTTGCTTGCCAGGGCAGGATGGTCTCAATCAGGCGGCCGCGCGTTGGGTGCGGTCGACTCCCGCGGGAGCCAACAAGATGGGGTCAGGTCCGCAGGACCAGACCCCATTTTTCTTTGGTGCACACGCAAAAACGCCCCGGCAAGCGGGGCGTTGCGTTTCGCGGAAGCGAGAATTACTTGGTGGTCTTGACCTGGTTGCCGATCACGCCGCCGACAGCTGCGCCGCCAACGGTGCCGACGGTCGAGCCGCCCGTCAGGACGCTACCGGCTACCGCGCCGACGCCAGCGCCGATCGCGGTGTTCTTGTCTTGACCCGACATGCCGGCGCAGCCGGTCAGGCCCAGTGCAACGGTTGCCAGCGAAGCGGTAACGATCAGTTGTTTGATGGTTTTCATGGTTGTATCTCCTATGGTGGTTGGGTTACTTCAGGCGCAGGTCGTTCTTGACCGATTTCACGCCGTTCACGGAACGCGCCACCGACGATGCGGTCGCGATGTTTTCGGCCGAGCTCACGAAGCCGCTCAGCTGCACAACGCCTTTGTAGGTCTCGACGTTGATTTCCGAAACTTTGAGCGTCGGGGCATTCAGGATTGCCGCCTTGACGCCGGTGGTGATGGCCGCATCGTCGATGTACTGGCCTGGGGTTTCATGCTTCTCGGTCGTGGTGGACGCGCAGCCGACCACGGTCGTCAGCATCAGCGCAGCCAGCAGGGTCGATACGATTTTCAGGTTCTTCATGTTGTTGTCCTCAGTGGTGGGCAGGTTATTGTTGTTGAGCTAGCCGGCAAAGCGTGATTGCCTCACCGATAAGTCACACAGTAAAGCGCCGCCCGTTTCTGGTCTGTTCGGCAACGCACACTTGTTGTGTGCAATACATTTCCTTACAAATTCCCCAAGATCATCGCTTCGCGTGGGCCGGCGGCGGTGGGGCCACCGGCTTGACGCGCGCGGCCGCCAGCAGCTTGCCGCACTCGCTGTTCTCGCCAGGACCCGCGTTGATCAGGGGCAGCAGGGCGGCCGCCGGCGCGGCCACGGCCGCCAGCGCCACCGCGCCGCCGGCCTTGAGCGCGACGACGCCCTTGTCGATGCCCACGCGCGGCGCGTTGAACGGGCCGGTCACATGCAGCGGCGCGCGCAGCGAGAAGATGCGCAGGCTCTTGGTCTCCGGGCGCAAGGTCAGGTTCAGCTGCTCGTCTGCCAGGTTGATCGTGCCGTCGGCGGTGATCACCGCTTCGTCGGTGTCGACCACGAAGGTGCGCGTCTGCATCAGTCCGTTTGTCACCGCAAAATCGGTGGCCATGCAGTTGAGCTTGACGTCCTTGTCGCCGAACATCTTGGTCAGGATGATGTTGCCCACGTTCAGGCCCATTTCTTCCAGCAGCAGCTTGCTCACCGAACCCTGGTTGATCAGGGTCTTGATTTCGCCGTTCGAGCCGGCCAGCAGGGTCGCCACCGAGCTGCCGGTCGAAGACAGCTGGGCGTCGCCATTCACTTCGCCGACGGTGGCCTGCATCTTCTCGATGGTCGGGAACAGCTGCTTGATCTGCAGGTGGCGCGCGGTGACCTTGGCGGTGGCCTTGATCGCATCCTTGCCTTCGCGCCCGCTGCCGTCGAGCTTGATGTTCGACACCATATTGCCGCCGGCGACGGAGAAGTTCAGCGGGTTGAGCGTCAGCACGCCGGCATTCATCACCAGGTGGGTCGACAGCTTGGTGATCGGCAGCTGCTTGTCGCGGACGATCTGGTCGGCCGAATACTTGACGTCCACGTCCACCGTCTTCCAGCGGTCGGTGCGGAATTTTTCGACCGGCAGGACCTTGCCGGCCGGCTGCACCGGCGCCACGCCGCGCGCAGTCTTGCTGGCGTTCGAATCGGCGCCGATGATCGGGCCGAGGTCGGAGAAGCGCAGCAGGTGCGACACCACGTTACCGGTCAGCATGCCGCGCGGCTTGCCGGTCTGGAACTCGAGATGGCCGGCGATGTCGCTGCCGCCGACCTTGCCCTTGAACTTGTCGTAGGTCCAGCGGCTGCTTTTCGCGTCGAGCGTGCCGATCAGGCGCCCTTCGGTGGTGAACGCCGGGGTCTCCGGCAGCAGCACGCCGGTAAAGTTGTACAGCCGCGCCATGCTGGGCGCGCCCAGCTTGAGCCGCAGGTCGATCGCCGCCAGTTTCGCAGGACGCGTGACCGTGCCCTCGGCGCTGACGTGGGTGGCGCCGGAATGAAATTCGGCCTTGATCGGGAACGGCGTGTCCTGGTTTTTCAGCGACAGCACGGCGCCCGCCTTGCCGCCGCCGGCCACCGGCGCGTCCTTGAAGGTGCCGCGCAGCTTCCAGCTGACGCCGTACGTGGGATCGCTGTCGAGGGTGTCGATGTCGGCGGTGACGTCGGCTTTTTCCAGCGCGTCGGCCACATGCACCACGCCCTTGGTAAACACAACGCGCTCGAGGTCGAGCGTCCATGGCGACGGCTTTTCCTGGTGGTGGAAGGTCCAGTTGTTCGATCCGTCGGCCTTGCGCAGCAGGTCCACCGCGGGCGACTGGAATTGCAGCACCGGCACCTGGATGGTGTGGCGCAGCAGCGCGAACGGGTTGAGCGAGAACGACAGCTCGCTGACGCTGGCGGTGTCGCGCGCCGGCATGCCTTCGGGATTGCTGACGTGGACATCCTTTGCGACCAGGTGCGGCCAGGGGATGTGGTCACGCCAGGTCGCGGCCGGGCCGGTGATCTGCTTTTCCCACGTGAGCGACAGGTCGCCATTGATGGCGAACGGGCGGCCGATCGCTTCGCTGGTGCGCGCGTTCAGCCAGGGGCGCGCCTTGTTCCAGTCGTAATTGAGCAGGATTACCAGCGCGATGGCCGGGATCGCAACCAGCAGGCCGATTACCCACAGGACGATTTTGGTGGTGCGGGCTTTGCGGCGCGGGCTGGCGGACGGATTGGGCGGGGCGCTGCGCTGCGCTTGGCTGTCGGGCATGGCCGATCCTTCTCTTCATATAAAGTAAGGGCCAGCCTAGCGCAAATGGCAATGGTTTGATGTGCGCTGACGCACCCAGCGCAAGCCGGGGCGGGGAACTTTTGCGTATGTGCGTCAGCGTACCGAACTTGCCAAAGAATCAGCATATAACCTTATCACGACGTCATTTATTACGGAATGGAGAGAGCACATGAGCACGGAAACGAAACATCACCAGTCGATCAAAGTGGCCTGCGCCGCAGCCTTGCTGTCGTTGCTGGCTGCCTGCGGCACGTCGCAAAAAGCCCCCGCTACCGCCGACGTGGCCGTGTCCCGCAATGCTGTCGACAACGCCGTCAGCGCCGGCGCCGCCGACCTGGCGCCCGCTGAGATCACCGCGGCCCGCGCCAAGATGATGCGCGCCAACGAAGCGCTGGCCGCCAAGGATTATGTGCTGGCTCGCCAGCTGGCCACCGAAGCCCAGGCAGACGCGAAGCTGGCCCAGAGCAAGGCCAACTCGGCCAAGGCCAACGCCGCCGCCAACGCGCTCGACGCCGACCTGCGCGTGCTGCGCGAGGAAGTCGACCGCGCCCGTTAAGCGGCGCGGCCGGAGCTGCCCGATAACAATTCGAAATCGATCTCTGCGCGCCGCGCGCGCGCCACAAGAAAAAGGATAGACCATGAACACGAAATTCTTCCGCACCGCCGTCCTTGCCAGCGCCGTATTGCTGGCGGCGTGCAGCACCACGCCAACCACTACCTCGATGCTGGACCAGGCGCGCGGCGACTTCGTTGCCGCCAACAACACGCCGGCGGTGTCGACCTACGCGCCGCTCGAATTCAAGCAGGCCAGCGACGCGCTCGACCAGGCCAACGCCGCCGCGGCCAAGCGTGAGAGCCTCGACACGATCGACCGCCTGGCCTACATCGCCAAGCAGAAGATCGCGACGGCGCGCCAGGTGGCCAGCCAGAAGGCGGCCGAAGCCGACATCGCCAATTCGGGCCGCCAGCGCGACCGCCTGCAGCTCGAGGCGCGCACCATCGAGGCCAACAAAGCCAGGGACGAGGCCGACCGCGCCAAGGCCGACGCCAATGCCGCCCAGGCCAGCGCCGAGGACGCCCAGCGCAAGGCGATGAACGCCGAGGCCCAGACCCGCGAAGCGCAGGCCCGCGCGGCCCAGCTCGAAGCCCAGATGGCCGACCTGCAGGCGAAGAAAACCGAGCGCGGCATGATCATCACGATCGGCGACGTGCTGTTCGATACCGACCAGGCGCGCCTGAAACCGAATGGCGTGGCCACCGTGCAGAAGCTGGCCGACGTATTGAATCAGAACCCGGCGCGCACCGTGCTGGTCGAAGGGTTTACCGACAGCACCGGCACGGCCGCGCACAACCAGGACTTGTCCGAACGCCGCGCCGGCGCCGTCGCCAGCGCCTTGTCCGGCATGGGCATTGCGCGCGACCGCATCGCGATGCGCGGCTACGGCCAGTCGTATCCGGTGGCCAGCAACGATTCGGCCAGCAACCGCCAGCTGAATCGCCGCGTGGAAATCGTGCTCTCGAACGAAGGTGCGGCAATTCCGCCGCGCCGTTAAAGGCTGAAGTTTTTGAACAAGGAAATCATCATGGAACAGAATCAATCGAACCTGGCGCATGGCTTCGACAAAGAGGCTATCCGGAAAGCCGCCGCCAACCTGGACGACGGCGCCGTCACCGACGGCTACCAGGCCGACCGCGAGGCGGTGATCCGCATGCTCAACGACGCGCTGGCCACCGAGCTGGTGTGCGTGCTGCGCTACAAGCGTCACTACTTCACCGTCAGCGGTCGCGGCAACGGCCAGGTCAAGGCCGAATTCCTCGAGCACGCAACCCAGGAGCAGGAGCACGCCGACTGGCTGGCCGAGCGCATCGTCCAGCTCAATGGTTCGCCGGACTTCAATCCGGCCTCGCTGGTCGCGCGCAGTCATGCCGAATATGACGATTCGGATGACGTCAACGCGATGATCCGCGCCAACCTGATCGCCGAGCGCGTGGCGATCGAATCGTACCGCCAGATGATCGCGGCGATCGGCGACAAGGATCCGACCACGCGCAACCTGCTGATCGAAATCATGGCCGTCGAGGAAGAGCATGCCGACGACATGCGCGACCTGCTGCCGAAATAATTGAACGAAACCCCACCACCCACCACAAGGAGAATCATCATGATGGACAACACCACCCGCAATGCCACCAACGCCGCTTCGTCGGCCGCCTCGTCGGTGTCGAGCTCCCTGAGCGACGCCCAGACCGATGTCAAGACGCTGGTCAAGGACGCCCAGTCGCTGCTGACCGCGGCCGCCGCACTGACCGGCGAGAAAGCCGACGACCTGCGCAAGCGCGGCATGGAACTGCTGGACGTGGCAATGAAGAAGGCGGGCGAGGTGCAGGGCCAGGCGCTGGTCAAGGGCAAGGAACTGGCCAAGACCGCCGACACCTACGTGCAGGACAACCCATGGCGCACCGTGGCCGCCGCTGCGGGCGTGGGCCTGCTGGTGGGCGTGATCCTGGGCCGCAAATAAACCACGCCGGGAGCAGCCATGGAAAAAGTTGAAACTATCGTTCATGGCCCCGGTCTCATGGGTGGCCTGACGGGCCTTGCGAAGAACCTGTTCGGCCTGCTGGTGTCGCGCGTCGAACTGGCGGCGCTCGAGCTGTCGGAGGTGCGCAACCACGTGATCGAACTGGTGGCGATCTTCGCCGGCGCCGCGCTGGCCGTCTGGTTCGCTCTCGCCTACGGCACCGCCACCATCGTGGCGCTGGCGTGGGAATCGATGGGATGGAAGATCCTGCTGATCATGTTCGGGGTGTTCGCCGTCATCACCGCCGGCCTGGTCTGGAAGGGAATGTCGATGCTCAAGCAGGGCAAGCTGGCGTTCCCGGAAACGATGAACGAACTGAAGAACGATCGCGAGATGCTGCTGTAAGCGGCATTGACACCAGGAGCTGGCATGGAAACACAAACCGTAGAAATCAAGGACCAGCGCACCGACAAGGAGCGCAAGGAAGAACTGATCCGCCAGGGCGAGTTCTATCGTATCGGTGTGGTGCACTCGAAGGCGCAGGTCAAGCAGGCCGCGCGGCCGGAAGCGCTGTTCCATTCGGCCATCGACCACGCGACCTGGTCGCTGCGCTCCAAGGTCGACAGCCTGCTCAAGCCGTCTGGCGCCAACGTGGCGACAATGCTGCCGTTCGCGCTGAAGATCATCCAGTTTGTCCGGCATCGGCGGATGGGCAAGGCGGCGCTGGGCGTGACGGTGCTGCTCGGTGCGGCAGGGGCCTACCTGCAGTACCGCCGCACGCATCCGGATACGACCGCGTACTGATTTGATGGTGCAGCCGGCGCAGACCGGAAACTAGTAAAATGGTGGGGCTTGAGCGGCGTCGCGATCAATGATTCGACGCCGCTTTTTTTGACCTCACCGTTAGTGTGTCGTACCTGCGCAGGCAGGTACCTATACTGAGCTGGCAAGGCCGGTAAAGCGTATTCAGCATGGGCACCTGCCTGCGCAGGTACGACAACCTTATCGGGACCTCATGAAAACCAATCCCCTCAATCCGGACAAGCTGCGCATCGTGCTGGTGCTGCAGGGCGGTGGCGCGCTAGGCGCCTATCAGGCCGGCGTCTACCAGGCGCTGCACGAGCACGACCTGGCGCCCGACTGGATTGTCGGCACCTCGATCGGCGCCATCAACGCGGCCCTGATCGCGGGCAACCAGCCGGCGGACCGGCTGGCGCGGGTCAAGGCGTTCTGGGACCGGGTTGCCCATCCCGACCGGATCGACATGGCGCAGGTGAGCGACGAGCAGCGCCGCTCCAACATCTGGATGAACACGCTCGACACAGTGATGCGCGGCGCGCCGGGCTTTTTTACGCCGCGCTATTTCAGCGGCTTCGCGGCCGGCCTGCCGGTGGCGCCGGAGGCCGCGTCCTACTACGACACCACGCCGCTGCGCGCGACGCTCGAGGAGCTGGTCGATTTCGACTACCTGAACGAGCCTGGCGGGATCCGCCTGACCGTCAATGCGGTCAAGGTCTGCACGGGCGAGCTGGTGCATTTCGACAGCATCAACGGCGAGCTGTCGGCCGACCACGTGCGCGCCAGCGGCAGCCTGCCGCCGGCTTTCCCGCCGGTGCGTATCGACGGCGACCTGTACTGGGACGGCGGCCTGTATTCGAACACGCCGCTCGAATCGGTGCTGGCCGAACTGCCCGAGGGCGACACGCTGTGCTTCCTGGTCGACCTGTGGAGCGCACACGGCGCCGAGCCGGCAACGATGGAGGAGGTGAGCACGCGCCAGAAGGACGTGACGTACGCCTCGCGCACGCAGCGACACATCGACGACTACGTCAGTACCTACACGATGCAGCAGAAGCTGCGGCAGTTGTACGCGCGCCTGCCGGAAGGGGCGCGCAGCGCGGCCGACCGCCAGGAGCTGGCCGCGCTGGGCGCCGACGCCACCTTGCACATCGTGCGCCTGCCGTACGCCGGCACCGACTGGCACATGGCCGCCAAGGACGTGAATTTTTCAAAAGGATCGATCGAGTGGCGCTGGGATCAGGGCTACCGCGATGCGCTGCGCGCGCTGAAGCACGCGGGCTGGCTGCGTTCTTACAGTGAAGACACCGCGGTGGTGGTGCATGAATTGCCGACCCACGACGTGGGCAGCCGCCAGGCCGATTGAGCACCCGGAAAACACCTCCACTTGCCATGTTAACAACCTAAGCCGTACACTGCTCGGCGGACCCGCAATCGGCCATAAGGGCACGTGCGTCGCGCGTAGTTGCGCCCCGTAGAGGAATTACATCGTCAATAAATCGAACTGAGGACATAGCCTTGCCTATTCATTACCATCTGACATTTCCTCTGATGATCACAGTAGCATCCGTGGGAGCGGTCTTATCCATGATCGCGGCCCGCAATAGCAGCGGCCCGTGGTTTTTGCCGCTGTGGTCTCGCAAGCGCGACAGCTTTACAGCAACCGGGTGGCGTTACCGCACCTGGTCGGTGTGGTGTGGTTATATCTTCATTGCTGTCGCAGCGGCCGATCAGCTGTTTGGTTAGCCACGGTGGTGCGCCGCTGTGCTGTTTTTAATAGTTTCAAACGTAGAAGGTTAAAAGATACTGGACGATGAAAATGCGAATCGCAAAGAAGAGTCTGCTCATTGCGTTGTCACTGATCGGCTGCGCAACGGTTCTATATTTGACCGCTTTATCTATTCTTCACGTAGTGCGAAATGGCGCTCCCGACAAGCAGACCGAGTTGTTTTCCCCTCTGGGGCCCTACCGGATTGTCATCACCGAACAGCTTGCGGGATCTCCAGGTTCGGTGTGTATCAAGCAGGTGTACGTTTTGCCAGCGCGTGCGAAATTCGACAGGAACGACACGGATAACGAAATATTTACTGGGGCATGCGACGGATTAGTCGCCCTCAACTGGACCGGCGACCGAGTGGAAGGGGACATCGTGTTTAGCAGAGCTGCTGATGGTGTGAAGTCTCAGTTGAAAAGTTACGGGGCGGATGGGCAGGTCAAAGTCATATGGGCAGCGCATTGAACGCTGCGTCGGTTCGGATGCATATTGGCCCTTGAGCAAGCAGCCCAATTGATCGAAGTTCCAAATGCGAGGATCGAATTCGTATGGGCGCTAAGCCTTTCAATTTGAAAAAGACTCAGCGCTTCGGATGGCTATGTATCATCATCGCGCTGCCACTCGCCTACTACTCGCTGATGACGGTCATCGACAAGGCAAGATCCAAAGCGTGGCCGGGCGCGGACGCAAAAGTCATCCAGACGGAGGCGTACAAGTCGACCAGAGCCGGAGCATATTGTTTCCAGCTGCGTTACCAATACGCGATCGCTGGCAAGGAATTTTCATCCACCCGGTGGACGTTGAAGAGCAGAGTCGCCTGTAACCGCGACAAGCACCTTGTCGATGCGGCGCTGGAACAGCTTCAGCCAGACGCCACGATCCGGATTCGCTACGACCCGACCGATCCGGGGAAGTCGTTCGTCGATCCTGAAGATGTAGATTTCACCGACGTCTTTTATATCGTCCTGGCTTTCGGACTAATCGTCTACGGCCTGTTTGTCCCAAGGGCGTTAGCGCGGAAGAAGACAAAGCACCGGAGCGACGGCGCGCTTGCGGACGGCAGCGGCCTTTCCTGACAGCGGAACACGAAGTCTCAATTCAGCGCTTGCTCTTCGCGCCGCTGCCGACCTCGCGCCAGTCGCCTTCGTGCAGTTCCACATTGAACTTGC
This window of the Massilia sp. R2A-15 genome carries:
- a CDS encoding OmpA family protein; this encodes MNTKFFRTAVLASAVLLAACSTTPTTTSMLDQARGDFVAANNTPAVSTYAPLEFKQASDALDQANAAAAKRESLDTIDRLAYIAKQKIATARQVASQKAAEADIANSGRQRDRLQLEARTIEANKARDEADRAKADANAAQASAEDAQRKAMNAEAQTREAQARAAQLEAQMADLQAKKTERGMIITIGDVLFDTDQARLKPNGVATVQKLADVLNQNPARTVLVEGFTDSTGTAAHNQDLSERRAGAVASALSGMGIARDRIAMRGYGQSYPVASNDSASNRQLNRRVEIVLSNEGAAIPPRR
- a CDS encoding OmpA family protein, giving the protein MNKINKLTRSVIGAAIVALAASGCADMSPTQRGTAQGAGIGAGLGAILGASTGGGGGDRAAKGAVIGGAAGALIGNVWSKRMEQQKQQMEQATRGTGVQVSQTQDNRLKLEIPSDVSFDTGRSDIKPNFRPVLERFAGTLNENPGTTVTIIGHTDSTGSSAVNQPLSVDRAAHTRDYLTTRGVSPSRIAIDGRADREPIASNDDPSGRARNRRVEIFVAERDPRG
- a CDS encoding AsmA family protein produces the protein MPDSQAQRSAPPNPSASPRRKARTTKIVLWVIGLLVAIPAIALVILLNYDWNKARPWLNARTSEAIGRPFAINGDLSLTWEKQITGPAATWRDHIPWPHLVAKDVHVSNPEGMPARDTASVSELSFSLNPFALLRHTIQVPVLQFQSPAVDLLRKADGSNNWTFHHQEKPSPWTLDLERVVFTKGVVHVADALEKADVTADIDTLDSDPTYGVSWKLRGTFKDAPVAGGGKAGAVLSLKNQDTPFPIKAEFHSGATHVSAEGTVTRPAKLAAIDLRLKLGAPSMARLYNFTGVLLPETPAFTTEGRLIGTLDAKSSRWTYDKFKGKVGGSDIAGHLEFQTGKPRGMLTGNVVSHLLRFSDLGPIIGADSNASKTARGVAPVQPAGKVLPVEKFRTDRWKTVDVDVKYSADQIVRDKQLPITKLSTHLVMNAGVLTLNPLNFSVAGGNMVSNIKLDGSGREGKDAIKATAKVTARHLQIKQLFPTIEKMQATVGEVNGDAQLSSTGSSVATLLAGSNGEIKTLINQGSVSKLLLEEMGLNVGNIILTKMFGDKDVKLNCMATDFAVTNGLMQTRTFVVDTDEAVITADGTINLADEQLNLTLRPETKSLRIFSLRAPLHVTGPFNAPRVGIDKGVVALKAGGAVALAAVAAPAAALLPLINAGPGENSECGKLLAAARVKPVAPPPPAHAKR
- a CDS encoding Crp/Fnr family transcriptional regulator, producing MNFAAVQTAAEPNGNLLLAALPEADLARLAALLEPVHVEVGDVLFEPGEQIRQIYFPHDCLVSLLGVAEGRMTLEVGLVGREGMLGATVALGHEQAQVRAVVQRAGRASRIDSALFRAEFARNAALQRVLYRYTDTLLAQAIQIAVCSRFHVLEARLARSLLITRDRLQSDKFHLTHEFLAHALGVRRVGVTKAASALQQQGLINYSRGNIEIIDLPGLVAASCKCYEIVKEAGEAALATAFV
- a CDS encoding lmo0937 family membrane protein, which produces MLYTIAIILLILWVLGLVTSYTVGGFIHILLVVAVIMILVKLISGRGI
- a CDS encoding DUF4398 domain-containing protein, giving the protein MSTETKHHQSIKVACAAALLSLLAACGTSQKAPATADVAVSRNAVDNAVSAGAADLAPAEITAARAKMMRANEALAAKDYVLARQLATEAQADAKLAQSKANSAKANAAANALDADLRVLREEVDRAR
- a CDS encoding BON domain-containing protein codes for the protein MKNLKIVSTLLAALMLTTVVGCASTTTEKHETPGQYIDDAAITTGVKAAILNAPTLKVSEINVETYKGVVQLSGFVSSAENIATASSVARSVNGVKSVKNDLRLK
- a CDS encoding glycine zipper 2TM domain-containing protein; amino-acid sequence: MQTPLTHKTGHHPMMILAAIAIILFCLVGTAAIMGWLPSSIGGNSAASRSDLTEADRAALAMKMDAPNQALQPGQQPYVQAPVSQPVQQRFADEPVRPLRDPAPRYTEPMPAPAPSMRDANYRPVQVAAAAPAKNWCDNCGNVESVREITTRAQGSGVGAAGGAILGGLLGNQVGSGHGRQLATVAGAVGGAVVGNQVEGNMKASHSYEIRVRMDNGKYRTFHQSSPGWHQGDRVRVVNGALHSVR
- a CDS encoding glycine zipper 2TM domain-containing protein, producing MKTIKQLIVTASLATVALGLTGCAGMSGQDKNTAIGAGVGAVAGSVLTGGSTVGTVGGAAVGGVIGNQVKTTK
- a CDS encoding YqjD family protein, whose protein sequence is MDNTTRNATNAASSAASSVSSSLSDAQTDVKTLVKDAQSLLTAAAALTGEKADDLRKRGMELLDVAMKKAGEVQGQALVKGKELAKTADTYVQDNPWRTVAAAAGVGLLVGVILGRK
- a CDS encoding bacterioferritin: MEQNQSNLAHGFDKEAIRKAAANLDDGAVTDGYQADREAVIRMLNDALATELVCVLRYKRHYFTVSGRGNGQVKAEFLEHATQEQEHADWLAERIVQLNGSPDFNPASLVARSHAEYDDSDDVNAMIRANLIAERVAIESYRQMIAAIGDKDPTTRNLLIEIMAVEEEHADDMRDLLPK
- a CDS encoding response regulator, with product MIRVLIAEDQALVLGALAALLKLEPDLDVVGCARNGREALDLCVSLAPDIVLTDIEMPQMTGLELAAALAAQKLACRVIIVTTFARSGYLRRALDAGVRGYLLKDAPADALAAAIRSVHAGGRAVAPELALEDWRGRVDPLTERERQVLRLAGEGKSSAEIAKSIHLSEGTVRNYLSEAISKCDAANRIDAFRLARDAGWL